Genomic DNA from Paenibacillus borealis:
TAGCAAGTAATCTCATGATGATGAAACCAGCTAAGATGCTGATCCAAAGATTCCGAAAAGCCGCGTCGCTTGTGACACGGCTTTCCGGGAAACTTAAGTTTTAGGCTTTGGCCGGGTTGCTCTTTACCGGTGTCTTCTGGCGTTTCTTGAGCAGCAGCCAGAGCGGGCTTGCAATAAAGATCGAAGAATAGGCTCCGAAGAGCAAACCGATTACCATGGCAAGTGAGAACATTTTGATCGACTCTCCGCCCATAATCAGCAGGAAGAATGCGGCAATAAATACCGTAAAGGCTGTATACAGGGAGCGCATGAGGGTCTGGGACACACTCTTATTAACGAGGGACTTAAGATCTTCATACGACTTCTGTTTACCGAACCGCAGGTTCTCGCGGATCCGGTCAAAGATAACGATCGTATCATTGATGGAATAACCGATGATGGTCAGCACCGCGACAATGAAGGTCAAGTCCACCTCCAGACGGAAGATGGAGAAGATCGCTACAACCATAAATGCATCATGGAGCAGCGCCACGATGGAAGCCAGCGCAAACCGCCATTCAAAGCGGATACTTACATAAATAATAATCCCGATACTGGAGAGCAGCACCGAATAGATCGCATTGCGGGCCAATTCCTTAGCCATTTCTGTATCCACTGTGTTGACTTCAAAGGATGCCTTATCGTCAATCTTGGTGATTGCCGCTTTCAGGGTTTCACTTTGAGTGTCATCCAGCTCTTCATCGTAGCGGATGTTAACCCGCTTATCCCCGATGGTAATTGTAGGGTCATGACCAATCCCCGCTTCATCTAAAGCCGGCTGCAGCTGAGCCAGCGTGATGCTCTTGGAGAGGGACACGTCCACGTTGGACCCGGCCTTGAAATCAACGCTGTAATTCAGGCCGAAGGTTGCCAGAAAGACCAGTCCCGCCACAGTAAGGGCGATGGAGAAAATATAGAAAAATTTACTTAAATGTACGAAATCAAGCTCTTTCTTAAAGCGCACTGATGTCACTCTCCTTTACCCCAAATTGCTTCGGCTTTTTGAGTGCGCCGGCTTTAACCAGCACTGTCAGCATCCAGTGGGCAAAATAAAGGTTTGTTACAATACTAAGTACAATTTCCACAATCAGAATCAGCGCGAAGCCTTTAACCGCACCTGTACCGAAGGCGAACATGACAGCCGCTACGATAATAGTGGTTACATTCGCATCCATAACGGTACGGAAGGAGGTCTTGTTACCTGCTTTGACGGAAGACAAAATGCTCTTACCGCTGCGCATTTCTTCCCTGATCCGTTCATTGGTAATGATATTGGCATCGACTGCCATCCCTATACCGAGAATGAACGCGGCGATACCGGGAAGGGTCAAGGTGAAATCAGCTATAACGAACACCAGAATCAGCAGCCAGGTATGAAGAATCAGCGCGAAGCTGGCCAGTACGCCCGGAAGACGGTACATAAACATCATGAATATCAGAATGATCAGGGAACCGACAATACCTGCTCTAACCGTTTGATCAAGTGACTGTTTACCAAGTGTTGCCCCTACGCTCTGGGAATATTTCTCCGTAAGCTTCAGCGGCAAAGCACCGAGATTGATCGTATCGGCGATCTCACGGGCCTCATCTAGTGTATATCCGCCGGAAATGGAAGCCTTACCATCGGTCAGGACTGCCCTAACATAAGGAGGATCGGACAACAATGTCTCATCCAGATAAATGGCGAGCTGCTTACCCAGGAGACGCTCTGTAATTTCAGCAAATTTAGCTTTGTCTTTAATAGAGATACTAATCTCAGGACGGTTGAGATTGTCGCGTTGAACTTCAGCCGCACCTTCAACAAAATCACTGCCTACGAGTTCAATCTTGCTGAAGACTC
This window encodes:
- the secD gene encoding protein translocase subunit SecD; the protein is MKRMLSFIITVVVLTGVMGLTTPGLLDKVRLGLDLKGGFEILYHAEPMDTGGTLTRASLQKTAESLEKRANALGTSEPEVTTEGTDRIRLKIAGVTDEAEVRKKMKEPAVLTFRSAADGDAAGVFSKIELVGSDFVEGAAEVQRDNLNRPEISISIKDKAKFAEITERLLGKQLAIYLDETLLSDPPYVRAVLTDGKASISGGYTLDEAREIADTINLGALPLKLTEKYSQSVGATLGKQSLDQTVRAGIVGSLIILIFMMFMYRLPGVLASFALILHTWLLILVFVIADFTLTLPGIAAFILGIGMAVDANIITNERIREEMRSGKSILSSVKAGNKTSFRTVMDANVTTIIVAAVMFAFGTGAVKGFALILIVEIVLSIVTNLYFAHWMLTVLVKAGALKKPKQFGVKESDISAL
- the secF gene encoding protein translocase subunit SecF encodes the protein MRFKKELDFVHLSKFFYIFSIALTVAGLVFLATFGLNYSVDFKAGSNVDVSLSKSITLAQLQPALDEAGIGHDPTITIGDKRVNIRYDEELDDTQSETLKAAITKIDDKASFEVNTVDTEMAKELARNAIYSVLLSSIGIIIYVSIRFEWRFALASIVALLHDAFMVVAIFSIFRLEVDLTFIVAVLTIIGYSINDTIVIFDRIRENLRFGKQKSYEDLKSLVNKSVSQTLMRSLYTAFTVFIAAFFLLIMGGESIKMFSLAMVIGLLFGAYSSIFIASPLWLLLKKRQKTPVKSNPAKA